The DNA region ACGTCGCCAAGGCGATCTTCGTGCCCTATCCGACCAACAATCTTCTGATCAAGGTGACCGCCATCAAGATCGACAGCACCAAGGCTCCCAAGGTTGCCTGGTCCTGGTCCTCTACGGGTGTTGTACCCTATGCCGTCGGCACCACGCCACCGGTTCCGGCTGATTTGCTGGTGGCCGATACCTTCCTTATTCGCAGTGAGCTCAGTGTGTCCCACGAACTGATGACCTACCTGCCGGGTCTTGTGAGCGGGGGCAAGAAAAGCCTGACCCTCTACCGCGAGTTCTACTACCGCCAGCGTCTGGGGACGGAAATCACCTGCAGCGACTGCTGATCGGCCACATTTGCCAAGCCAGGGCCCACCGGCTAATGATGCGGATCGAAGCCGGCCATCAAGATCCAGAGCCGGCCCTTGGATAAGGCATGGCACGCGCATTTCTTTTCGTCCTCGATTCCTTCGGTATTGGCGGTGCGTCTGATGCACCCGCCTATGGTGATGACGGCTCCGATACGCTTGGCCATATCGCCGAATTTTGTGCGGCGGGGGCAGGGGACCGCAAAGGATTGCGGCAGGGCCCCCTGGTGCTTCCCAACCTGTCGGCCCTCGGTCTTTTGAGCGCCGCCAAATTGGCGACAGGGCGCATCCCGGCCGGCATGCCGGTGCCGGAGCGTGTTTTTGGCTTGCATGGTGCCGCAAGCGAGGTCTCGCACGGCAAGGACACGCCCTCCGGACACTGGGAAATTGCCGGTACGCCTGTGATGTTTGACTGGGGCTACTTCCCGGAGGGCGACGAAGCCTTTCCGCCCGATCTCGTCGAAGCCATCTGCCACGAGGCAAACCTGCCAGGCATCCTCGGCAACTGCCATGCATCGGGTACGGAGGTCATTGCCCGTTTCGGCGAGGAGCATATCCGCACCGGCAAACCCATCTGCTACACATCGTCGGACTCCGTCTTCCAGATCGCGGCCCACGAAACGCACTTTGGCCTGGAGCGTCTGCTGTCGCTGTGCCAGATCGTCCGCAAGCTGCTGGATCCCTTGAATATTGGCCGGGTCATCGCACGGCCCTTCATCGGCGAGACCGTGCACAGCTTTGAGCGCACCGGCAACCGGCGCGACTATTCCGTTCTACCACCGGAGCCAACGCTGCTCGATCGTCTGGTTGACCGGGGGAGGAAGGTGCATGCGGTCGGCAAGATCGCGGACATTTTTGCGCACCAGGGCATCACCCGCATGATCAAGGCAAATGGCAATGCCGCCCTTATGGACGCGACCCTAAAGGCCATCGATGAGGCGGAAGACGGCGACCTTGTCTTCACCAATTTCGTCGATTTCGACATGCTGTATGGCCATCGTCGTGACGTTCCCGGCTACGCCGCAGCACTGGAAGCTTTCGATCGCCGCCTTCCTGAGGTGCACCGCAAGCTGAAGCCGGGCGACATTGTGCTGATGACAGCCGACCACGGTTGCGATCCGACCTGGCGCGGCACGGACCATACGCGCGAGCGCGTGCCGATCATGTGTTTCGGGCCGAGCATCCGCTCGCGCAACATCGGCCTGCGGAACACCTATGCCGATATCGGCGAAACCATTGCTGCGCATCTGGGCATCGCGCCCGGCCGCCACGGACGGAGCTTCCTGTGACGACACAGCTGAAAAAGGCCGAATTGCACTGTCACCTCGAGGGTGCGGCACCTCCGGCACTCACCCTTAATCAGGCTCGCAAATACGGCGTCGACCCAGCCAGTTTCATGGACGGAGACCGCTACGCCTGGACCGACTTTGCCGAGTTCATCAAGGCCTATGACAAGGTCGCCAGTCTCTTCCGCACAGAAGACGATTATGCCCTCCTCACAGAGACCTATCTGCGGGAATTGGCATCGGTCGGCACCATTTACAGTGAGCTTATCGTTTCGCCAGATCACGGTGATCGCATCGGTCTTGGTGCCGACAACTATTTGGCCGGCATCACGGCCGGTATCGAGAGAGCGAAGGCGATAACCGGCATCGAGGTGCGGATCCTTGTGACAGGCGAGCGCCATTTTGGACCCGAGAGCGTAATCGCCGCTGCCGACTATGCTGCGCGCACCACAAACCCGTTGATCACCGGCTTCAACATGGCCGGCGAAGAGCGCATGGGCCGCGTGGCGGACTATGCCAAGGCCTTCGATATCGCCCGTGAAGCGGGTCTTGGCCTTACCATCCATGCAGGGGAGGTCTGCGGCGCCTTCAGTGTTGCCGATGCGCTAGATCTCGTGAGGCCGGCCCGCATCGGCCACGGCGTGCGCGCCATCGAAGACGCCGATCTCGTTCGCCGCCTCGCTGATCTCGGGACGGTTCTGGAGGTCTGCCCTGGATCCAACATTGCGCTGTCGGTCTATCCCGATTTCCAGAGCCACCCCCTGCGTAAGCTCCGGGATGCCGGAGTCCGCGTCTGCATCAATTCCGACGATCCGCCCTTCTTCCACACTTCGCTGGCCCGGGAATACGAGTTGGCGGGAACGGAGTTTGGATTCTCGAACGCGGAAATCGACGCCATGACCCGTACGGCGATTGAGGCAGCCTTCGTGGACGAGAAGACGCGACAAGCGCTCCTGGCGAAGCTTGGAACGTGAGCGCTGTTGAAGACCGGGCAAAATCCACGCCTGCTCTTGCGGCTCTCCCACAGAACGTGAAAATAGAGTCATTCGAAGACAAAGAAGAAAAGAAGGTTCGATCCATGGACGGCGTAACAGTCATCAACCACCCTCTCGTGCAGCACAAGCTGACGATCATGCGCCGCAAGGAAACCTCGACCTCCAGTTTTCGCCGACTGCTGCGCGAAATTTCGACCCTTCTCTGCTACGAGGTGACGCGCGATCTCGAGCTGACTATGGAGACGATCGAGACGCCGCTGACCGAGATGCAATCCCCGATCCTCGAGGGCAAGAAGCTGGTCTTCGCCTCGATCCTGCGCGCCGGTAACGGCCTGTTGGAAGGCATGCTCGAACTGGTTCCGGCAGCCCGTGTCGCCCATGTCGGCGTCTACCGCGATCACGAAACGCTGCAGGCCGTGGAATACTATTTCAAGGCACCCGAAGCTCTGTCGGAGCGCCTGATCATCGTTGTCGACCCGATGCTTGCCACCGGGAATTCCTCGATTGCCGCCATCGACAAGCTCAAGGAACGCGGCGCAAAGAACATCCGCTTCCTCTGCCTGCTGGCAGCACCTGAAGGCATCAAGAACTTCCACGCTGTCCATCCCGACGTGCCGATCTTCACCGCCTCGATCGACAGTCACCTCAACGAGAAGGGCTACATCATGCCCGGCCTCGGCGATGCAGGCGACCGGATGTACGGAACGAAGTGATTTCTTAACCAGATCGCAAGCTTTGACGGCTCGAAACCCCGGTTTCGGGCCGTTTTCGCACGTCCGCTATCCGATTGGCAAAGCGCAACTGCTAAGCTTTACGCAATCCAATCGAGGAGCGCCGATGTTCGCCCGCACGCTGTTCACCGTCTTGATGCTCGCTTTGTCGGCCAGCCAGTGGCCGACGATTGCGCAAAAGGTCGAAGCCCTGCTGCATAAGGAGGAGCCCTCGGACGAAACGGCAGCCAAACCCGTATCCACGGGCTCGGGCCAGACCGTGCTGACAATGGCGCCGGGCGGGCACTATGCCGGAACTTTCAAGATGAACGGCAAACCGATCCAGGCCATGATCGATACAGGAGCCTCACTGGTTGCGATCAATGTCTCGACTGCAAGGCGGCTTGGTATCAGCCCCGCTGCGCTCGACTTCCGCTACGACGTAAACACGGCCAATGGCTCGATCAAGGCGGCGCATGTCGTCCTCGACCGTATTGAGGTTGGCAGCATTCGGGTGCGCGATGTAGACGCCTTCGTGCTGAAGGACGAGGCGCTGTCCTCGACGCTGATCGGCATGAGCTTCCTGCAAAAGCTCAAGTCCTATTCCGCCGACCAGCGCGTCATGCGGCTTGTGCAATAGGCTTCATTCCGCGCTGATGCGCAGGCCTATGACCGGCGTTACTGCGGGCTTTTCGCTTGTAATCCGATAGCTTGCCAGAACCGTCTTCGCAGCCTCTTGTGCTGCGGTGAGGTCGTTGGCCTGGACGAAGGCGATCGGCTCGCCCTTCACAATGGGGGTGCCAAGCGGCTTGAAGCCGGATAGACCCACGCGGTGATCGATGCTGTCGCTCGGCCGCTGCCGGCCACCACCCAGTGTTACCACGGCAAGCCCCAGTGCGCGCGTGTCGCAGGCGGAAAGATAGCCGTTTTCGGGCGCCTCTACAGCGACCTCGACCTTGGCTCGTGGCAGATAGTGATCTGCCCTCTCCATGAAGTCGGAGGGGCCACCCAGCTCGTGTACCATTTTCCCGAAAATGTCCGCTGCATGGCCGGAGCCGAGAGCTTCGACGCAACGGGCAAGCGCCACCGTCTTGTCCATCTCCACGCCGGCATTGATCAGCATCTCCGCGCCGAAGGCGAGCGTCACCTGTTCCAGCCGCGTGCCGGTCTTGAGACCCTTGAGGAAATCGACCGCGTTCTGCACCTCAATGGCGTTCCCGGCACAATCAGCCAGCGGTTCATTCATGTCGGTCAGCAGCGCGGTTGTTCGGACACCAGCACCATTTGCCACGCGCACAAGCGAGCGGGCGAGCGCTTCGGCATCCTCTGCCTTGGCCATGAACGCGCCATTGCCGAATTTGACGTCGAGCACTAGGCTATCGAGCCCTGCCGCCAGTTTCTTCGACAGGATGGAGGCCGTGATCAGCGGAATGGATTCAACCGTCGCCGTCACGTCGCGGATCGCGTAGAGCCGTTTGTCCGCTGGTGCCAGGTCACCGGTCTGGCCGATGATGGCGCAGCCGGCGCGATCGACCGTCCGGCGGAAGATGGCATTATCAGGCATCACGTCATAGCCCGGGATCGACTGCAGCTTATCCAGCGTACCGCCGGTATGGCCAAGACCCCGACCCGATATCATCGGGACAGCAAGCCCGCAGGCGGCCACGATCGGGGCCAGCATCAGTGAGACGTTGTCGCCGACGCCGCCGGTCGAATGTTTGTCCGCAATCGGCCTGCCGACACCAGACCAAGACAGGACGTCACCAGAATCGCGCATCGCAAGGGTCAGCGCCACGATCTCCTCAGGCGTCATGCCCTGAAAGAAAACCGCCATGGCGAATGCCGCCACTTGTCCTTCGGAAATCGTTTCGTTGGAGAGCCCCTCGATAAAGCCGGAAATTTCGGCGGCCGACAGCACTCCACCATCCCGCTTTCGTCGAATGATCTCCTGCGGCAACATGATCAGTATCCTGAGGCTGCGGCGGTCGACCGCTCGCCTGAAAGAACGGCCAAGATGTCGTCCAGCAGCCCCGAAGCTCCAAAACGAAAGGTGGACGGGATCACCCAGTCCTCGCCCATGATCGTATCGGCAAGCCGCAGGTAAAGTCCGGCGTCGGCGACCGTCGAGATACCCCCGGCGGGCTTGAAGCCGACCCTCTTGCGGCTGTCACGGATCGATTGCAGCATGATGTCTGCCGCCTCCAGCGTGGCATTGACGCCGACCTTGCCGGTCGAAGTCTTGACGAAATCCGCACCGGCCGCGATGGCAAGGTCGGATGCCTTCCGGATAAGAGCCACATCCTTGAGTTCGCCGGTTTCCAGGATCGTCTTCAGGATAGCATTGCCGCAGGCTGCCTTCACGGCAGTTACCATGTCCGTCACAGCCTTCTCATCACCGGAAGCCAAGGCACGGTACGGAATGACAAGGTCGATATCGTCGGCGCCGTCGGCAACAGCGTCGCGCGTCTCCGCCAGCACATCCTCGATCTTCATTGCGCCAGAGGGAAAGTTGACCACGGTCGCGATGCGGATCGGACTGTCCGGCCCAAGCAGCGTGCGCGCCTGCATCACGAAGCGTGGCCAGATGCAGATCGCGGCCGTGGGGCCATAAGCGGTCTGGGCCTTGCCGCAGAGCGAAACGATCTGCTCCGGCGTGCAATCATCCTTCAGGTTGGTGAGGTCGAGAAGCGACAGCGCCTTGGTCGCAACCGCGCGCAGTTCCTGGTTATCCAATATCGTTACCTCCGCCGATCATCCGCTTGAGGATGCGGGCCAGACGTTCGCCGCCGATCGGCGCCATGTCTTTGGTTTCTTCGTGGCTCAGTTCGCCACCGGTCATGCCGGCTCCATAATTGGTGATCACGGAGGCTGCCGCAACCCTCAGGCCGAAAAAGCGGGCGAGAATGACTTCCGGTACGGTCGACATGCCGACAGCATCCGCCCCCAGCACCCGCGCCATGCGGATCTCTGCCGGTGTCTCGAAGCTCGGGCCGGAGAACCACATATAGACACCGTGAGAGAGCGGGACTTCTTCTGCGGCTGCGGCTTCGCGCATGGCAGCCTGCAGCTGCGCGTCATAGGCCGAAGTCATGCCGACGAAGCGTGCGTCGCTTGGCTCGCCGATCAGCGGGTTCTTGCCGGAGAAATTGATGTGGTCGGTGATCTGCATGACCGAACCCGGCGGCATATCCTCGCGCAGAGACCCCGCCGCATTGGTCAGTATCAGCGTCGTGACCCCCAGCCCCATCAGCACTTCGATGGGAATCCGCATCGCCGTCGGATCGCCGTGCTCGTAATAATGCACGCGACCGGCGAGCATGATGACCGGCGTTTTCCCCAGCATGCCGGCGACAAGCTCGCCAGCATGACCCGATACGGCACTCAAGGGAAAGCCGGGCAGCTCGGAATAGGGGACACGAACCGCATCTCGAACCTCGTTCACCAGTGAACCCAATCCCGAACCCAGGACGATGCCGTGACGGGGAACGAGACCGTTCAGCCGCTCGACGAGAAGATCGACGGCGGGCTTCATCCAATCACGTCCGTCTTGAAACTCAGCGGCAGAAGTTCGTCCATGGTCATGGTCTTCTGCACGCCCACCTCGTCGCAGAGGTAGATCTTCGTGTCTGCGGATGCGAATTCGGAGATCTTCTGGCGGCAGCCGCCGCAAGGCGGGCAGAGCGCGAGCTTCTCGGCAATGACGGCCATCTCGACGATCTTCTTGCCGCCGCCCATGATCATGCAACCGATCGCCGTGGGCTCGGCACACCATCCCTGCGGGAAGGAGAGGTTCTCGATGTTGGCGCCCGTATAGATCTTGCCGTCATCGGCCCGGATCGCAGCTCCCACGGGGAACTTGGAATAGGGCGCGTGGGCGAATGCCATCGCGCCGCGTGCGGCCTCGAACAGATCGTGAGCCATGGATCAACGCTCCTTGGTATAGGGTACGCCACCGGCCTTCGGCGGGTTGGCAGCACCGATGAATCCCGCCAGCAGAATACAAGTCAGGATATAGGGCAGAGCCTGGAAAATCTGTACCGGCACCTCGCCGATCCCGGGTACGGCCTTGCCCTGCATGAAGTTCGCGAGCGCGTCGAGGAAACCGAACAGCAGGCAGGCGAACATCACCGGCACCGGCTTCCATTTGGCGAAGATGAGCGCCGCAAGCGCGATATAGCCCTTGCCCGCCGACATGTCCTTGATGAAGGCCGCCGACTGCGCGATCGCCAAATAGGTGCCGGAGAAACCGCAGAGGAAGCCGGCTACCAGAACGGCACGGTAACGCAGAAAGGTCACCGAGATGCCCGCCGTATCGACGGCGCCCGGATTTTCGCCGACGGCGCGCAGCCGCAGACCGAAACGCGTCCGGTAGAGCACCCACCAGGACAGCGGCACGGCGAGGAAAGCGATATAGGTGAGGATGTTGTTGCCGGAAATCACATTTGCATAGATCGGCCCGATGAAGGGTACGTCACGCATCGCGTCGGCTCCCGGCAGGATGATCGGCGCAAAGCGCCCGTCATTGGTCACCTGGGGCGTGCGGCCGCCCTGGCCGAACCACGCTTGGCCGAGCACGACTGTCAGGCCGGCGGCCACGAAATTGAGCGCCACCCCCGAAATGATCTGGTTGCCGCGATTGGTGATCGAGGCAAAACCGTGGATCAGCGAGAAGAAGAGCGAAATCCCGAGACCGGCGCAGAGACCGGCCCAGGCAGAGCCGGTCAGATGCGCCGTGCAGGCAGCCGCGAATGCGGCAGCTAACATCTTACCCTCAAGCCCGATATCGAAAATGCCGGCGCGTTCCGAAAAGAGACCTGCCAGTGCCGTGAAAATCAGCGGGATCGACAGGCGGATGGTCGATCCAAGAATGCTGATGAGGATGTCGAAGCTATCCATGTTTGATCCTCAACC from Rhizobium glycinendophyticum includes:
- a CDS encoding cytidine deaminase, whose product is MAHDLFEAARGAMAFAHAPYSKFPVGAAIRADDGKIYTGANIENLSFPQGWCAEPTAIGCMIMGGGKKIVEMAVIAEKLALCPPCGGCRQKISEFASADTKIYLCDEVGVQKTMTMDELLPLSFKTDVIG
- a CDS encoding phosphopentomutase, whose product is MARAFLFVLDSFGIGGASDAPAYGDDGSDTLGHIAEFCAAGAGDRKGLRQGPLVLPNLSALGLLSAAKLATGRIPAGMPVPERVFGLHGAASEVSHGKDTPSGHWEIAGTPVMFDWGYFPEGDEAFPPDLVEAICHEANLPGILGNCHASGTEVIARFGEEHIRTGKPICYTSSDSVFQIAAHETHFGLERLLSLCQIVRKLLDPLNIGRVIARPFIGETVHSFERTGNRRDYSVLPPEPTLLDRLVDRGRKVHAVGKIADIFAHQGITRMIKANGNAALMDATLKAIDEAEDGDLVFTNFVDFDMLYGHRRDVPGYAAALEAFDRRLPEVHRKLKPGDIVLMTADHGCDPTWRGTDHTRERVPIMCFGPSIRSRNIGLRNTYADIGETIAAHLGIAPGRHGRSFL
- a CDS encoding adenosine deaminase, with product MTTQLKKAELHCHLEGAAPPALTLNQARKYGVDPASFMDGDRYAWTDFAEFIKAYDKVASLFRTEDDYALLTETYLRELASVGTIYSELIVSPDHGDRIGLGADNYLAGITAGIERAKAITGIEVRILVTGERHFGPESVIAAADYAARTTNPLITGFNMAGEERMGRVADYAKAFDIAREAGLGLTIHAGEVCGAFSVADALDLVRPARIGHGVRAIEDADLVRRLADLGTVLEVCPGSNIALSVYPDFQSHPLRKLRDAGVRVCINSDDPPFFHTSLAREYELAGTEFGFSNAEIDAMTRTAIEAAFVDEKTRQALLAKLGT
- a CDS encoding TadE/TadG family type IV pilus assembly protein; translated protein: MIQVPLERLRHKASRVPDRYTGVFLRLRDILLDKQGVGGVEFALVAPMLLVLYLMSFELTMGFSVAKKTSMASSAVADIVAREEKVTKSFLVTMPDVAKAIFVPYPTNNLLIKVTAIKIDSTKAPKVAWSWSSTGVVPYAVGTTPPVPADLLVADTFLIRSELSVSHELMTYLPGLVSGGKKSLTLYREFYYRQRLGTEITCSDC
- a CDS encoding purine-nucleoside phosphorylase; translation: MKPAVDLLVERLNGLVPRHGIVLGSGLGSLVNEVRDAVRVPYSELPGFPLSAVSGHAGELVAGMLGKTPVIMLAGRVHYYEHGDPTAMRIPIEVLMGLGVTTLILTNAAGSLREDMPPGSVMQITDHINFSGKNPLIGEPSDARFVGMTSAYDAQLQAAMREAAAAEEVPLSHGVYMWFSGPSFETPAEIRMARVLGADAVGMSTVPEVILARFFGLRVAAASVITNYGAGMTGGELSHEETKDMAPIGGERLARILKRMIGGGNDIG
- a CDS encoding ABC transporter permease, with the translated sequence MDSFDILISILGSTIRLSIPLIFTALAGLFSERAGIFDIGLEGKMLAAAFAAACTAHLTGSAWAGLCAGLGISLFFSLIHGFASITNRGNQIISGVALNFVAAGLTVVLGQAWFGQGGRTPQVTNDGRFAPIILPGADAMRDVPFIGPIYANVISGNNILTYIAFLAVPLSWWVLYRTRFGLRLRAVGENPGAVDTAGISVTFLRYRAVLVAGFLCGFSGTYLAIAQSAAFIKDMSAGKGYIALAALIFAKWKPVPVMFACLLFGFLDALANFMQGKAVPGIGEVPVQIFQALPYILTCILLAGFIGAANPPKAGGVPYTKER
- a CDS encoding TIGR02281 family clan AA aspartic protease — translated: MFARTLFTVLMLALSASQWPTIAQKVEALLHKEEPSDETAAKPVSTGSGQTVLTMAPGGHYAGTFKMNGKPIQAMIDTGASLVAINVSTARRLGISPAALDFRYDVNTANGSIKAAHVVLDRIEVGSIRVRDVDAFVLKDEALSSTLIGMSFLQKLKSYSADQRVMRLVQ
- the deoC gene encoding deoxyribose-phosphate aldolase; amino-acid sequence: MDNQELRAVATKALSLLDLTNLKDDCTPEQIVSLCGKAQTAYGPTAAICIWPRFVMQARTLLGPDSPIRIATVVNFPSGAMKIEDVLAETRDAVADGADDIDLVIPYRALASGDEKAVTDMVTAVKAACGNAILKTILETGELKDVALIRKASDLAIAAGADFVKTSTGKVGVNATLEAADIMLQSIRDSRKRVGFKPAGGISTVADAGLYLRLADTIMGEDWVIPSTFRFGASGLLDDILAVLSGERSTAAASGY
- the upp gene encoding uracil phosphoribosyltransferase, with the translated sequence MDGVTVINHPLVQHKLTIMRRKETSTSSFRRLLREISTLLCYEVTRDLELTMETIETPLTEMQSPILEGKKLVFASILRAGNGLLEGMLELVPAARVAHVGVYRDHETLQAVEYYFKAPEALSERLIIVVDPMLATGNSSIAAIDKLKERGAKNIRFLCLLAAPEGIKNFHAVHPDVPIFTASIDSHLNEKGYIMPGLGDAGDRMYGTK
- the deoA gene encoding thymidine phosphorylase; this encodes MLPQEIIRRKRDGGVLSAAEISGFIEGLSNETISEGQVAAFAMAVFFQGMTPEEIVALTLAMRDSGDVLSWSGVGRPIADKHSTGGVGDNVSLMLAPIVAACGLAVPMISGRGLGHTGGTLDKLQSIPGYDVMPDNAIFRRTVDRAGCAIIGQTGDLAPADKRLYAIRDVTATVESIPLITASILSKKLAAGLDSLVLDVKFGNGAFMAKAEDAEALARSLVRVANGAGVRTTALLTDMNEPLADCAGNAIEVQNAVDFLKGLKTGTRLEQVTLAFGAEMLINAGVEMDKTVALARCVEALGSGHAADIFGKMVHELGGPSDFMERADHYLPRAKVEVAVEAPENGYLSACDTRALGLAVVTLGGGRQRPSDSIDHRVGLSGFKPLGTPIVKGEPIAFVQANDLTAAQEAAKTVLASYRITSEKPAVTPVIGLRISAE